Genomic segment of Gilliamella apis:
TTTTTAATATTTACAATAGAAGCTCCCCATGATAATCCTACTCCAAAAGCCGAAATTAGTATTTTATCTACATTTTTATTATACAATTGATCACAAATAACTGTTGCAACAGAATTAGTCGAATTATTACCGTATTTAGAAAAAGTTTCTGAAGATGTTTTATCTAATGGTATTTTAGCAATTCTTGCAACATTTTCAACGATCTGTTTATTGGCTTGATGAATTACAAAATAATCTATTTCTGATGAATTGGTATCAGAAAACTCTAATACTTGATTTATATTTTTAGGTGCAACATCCATGGTAAAATTGAATACGTCCATACCATGTAATATTTCATCACCAACAAACCATATATTACCAGCCGAATCTTTTGCCGTTATATTTACTATATCTTCTTTTATCGGCAGTTTTCTTCCTCCAGCTGGAACAATAATTCTATCCCACCCTTTTCCATCGGTACCAATTGAGAAATATGCAGGATTGTCTTCAGGCGTATAAGTAATGTAAGTTGCCGAAGCTGCATCACCAAATAAAGGATTACATTTTCGATTTGCGATATTGGAATGAACACTTGGGGCATCTCCTGCCAATAATAATACTTTTTCAGCCGACCCACTAGCAATTAAAGAATGAGCCATCCATAATCCATAAACATATCCTGAACACCCTAATCCGACATCAAAAGTTGCACAATTTGAATTTAACCCAAGTCTACCGTGTAAGATACATGATGAAGCAGGTAATAAATAATCAGGACTTTGACAAACCAATATTAATGCGTCGATATCATCCCTAGCAATATTCATATCTCGTATTAAATTATTAGCAGCTACTTCACATAAATCAATTACTGTAGTACCGTCCCTAACAACATGACGAGTTCCAAAACCTATCATTTTTTTTGCTCGTTGAAGTTTTTTAGGATTATTATCAAAATAATTTATTTCATCTTCAATATTAATAATATTTTCTGGTACAACAGTAGTAATACCTTTGATACAGCTATGTTTTAAACAAACATTACTCATCGTTATCTCCGCAATATACTTGAGGGGGTAAAATAGTTATATCATCAAGTATTAACTGACAGGCTCCCCATGATAAACCAATACCAAAACCTTGAATTACAACATTAATTGGAGAACGGATCTTATCTGACAAAGTTGCGCAAATTGTTCCGGGGATAGCTGCACTATTTTGATTACCGAAATCAGGGAAAATTACTGGTACTTTTTCTTTAGGTAATAAAGCTGATTTAGAGATTGTATCAACAATATATTTATTTCCTTGATGGAATAAGAAATAGTCGATTTCATCTTTATTCTTATTAGATAATTTTAATATATCTTGTAATAATGGGGGTTGTTCAGTTAAAGTAAAATTAAATATCTCAAACCCATTCATATAAATATTTTCTTGGCTTCTTATATTTCCATCTTTGTCAGCAACCTCTTTTCTTGTTTCTTCTGAAGATGGTTGTCTATAAGCGCCAGCTGGTTGTAGCATATGATTAACACCAGAACCGTCAGACTTGAGGATAAAATAGGATGGTGAACTATTTTTGGATTTTTCTATGATTGTAGCAGCCCCAGCATCACAAAATAGAGGGTACTCCGTTCTATCTTTTGGATTTGCTGATTTACTTAGCGTATCACCAGTTAATAGTAATACTTTATTTAGACCAGCTGAAACCATCATATAAGATAACCAAAGACCATATACAAATCCAGAGCAACCTAATTCAACATCTAATGCGGAAGTTTCTTTAGGAAAATTTAATTTTTCATGAATTATATGAGCATTACCGGGCATATAATAATCTGGAGTTTGGGTAATAAAAATGATGGCATCAATATCATTCACAGATGTATTAGTTTCATTAAGCAACCTTTTAGCTGCATCCAAACACAAATCACAGGTAGTTGTTCCTTTCGAAGCCACATAACGGGTTCCAAAACCTACTGTTTTTTTTAGTCGCCCTAGAAACGCTTCATCATTGTTATAATAAAATGGTTCGTCCTCAATATTACATTTATTTTCACCTAATGTTATTGACATTCCTTTTATTTTAGCATTAAAAAAACTGGATTTAGCCATATTAAATTTACCTTTCTTTGTTAACCTGCACTAATTCAACCATCATCATATTTTTTAACATTAAAAAACAAATTTTATCAAAATAGGTCGCATTGGTTATTGGAACTACAACCATAGCCTTATTTGTAGTCAACAAAGAATTAACTGCTTCTTCAATATTGTTTGTCTCATAAGCAAAATGGTAAAACTTAATACCTTTTTCCAAACATGATGTTAATGGACCTTTATCAGTTAAATTTTCTAATAACTCCAGCGGTGGCTGCCCTTCAGCTTCAATGAATATCCCTTTAATCCCTTGTATAGGATCGCTAAAGTAATCTGATGATTCCTTGTAGCCTAGCATTTTATAATAGCTCATTTCTTTCTCAATATTTCGAGTTGCAACTCCAATATGATGAAATTTTAAATTTAACTCGGCTAAATCAACCATTATCACTAACCTCAATAGAAATTCCTTCAGTAACGATTTCATTTGGAATAGAACAAATAATATTGCCATATTGTTCTGTTTCCTTTTGAGAAAATTCTTTTAACCAATTTAATGCAGGAATATTACGTTCACCTTGTCGATAATTAATTCTAATTTTATCAATTGAATTTAATTTATTCATACCTAATTTAAACATAAAAGGAATCATTATCGACTCTAAATGACGGCCTAAAGCTCTACAACTAACTGTTAACTCATTTAAATTTAACACTGATTCTTTAGAATCTTTCGATAAAACCAATACAGCAATAATACCACTATCTGATAAATTATCAGACATAGCTGCAGTTATTAAACATCCCTTATTTTTAATAATATTTATTAAATCCAACTCGCTATATCTTTTATAATTCAAAATAAATTGATTAGTCTTTCCTAAAAGCTCAGAACATCGTACTATTTGATTAAGATCGTTTATAGAAAAATGAAGTTTTATTCCTAATTTTTTAAAATACTCTTTTGGTGACAAAGTATTTGCCATGATACTTCTTTCTTTATTGGCCCGAATATCTTTATCCCTAATATTATCTTCCTTTGATTTTTTCAATTTTAATAAACCAGGAAAATATTTCAGTGTTTGAACTGTACGATTTGGATCATTAGCTAATATTGTTTTGAGACCTAATCCTCTAGTATTTTCTATTTCAGCAGGATTATCATCAATAAAAAGCATGGCATCACAACCAATATTAAGCTCATCTGCTAAACTTTTTATATTGTCATATTTTGAATTCCAATTTACTCTTATTGCGGTAAAATCATCTATTCTAAGGGCAAAATCAGTCCGTTGCTTGAATAATTCAACAACATCAGCTTCTTCATTTTTAGAAGCTATACAGAGAAATATACCGTTTTGATGTAATTGTTTGACTGCTTTTTGTAATTCTATATTGGGTTCCAAAGCGCTAATACCGTCTTCACCCAAAATTCCACGATATAATGTATTATCTAAATCTAAAACAACCGCTTTTATATTTGGTTTAAAAATTGCTGGTATATACTGCAATCCAATTACGCGAGCACAACGTAAACTTGCCTTGTTAGAGAGGCGAGTTCCTGAGTAGGGTTCTTTTGCTAAATCGTATGCCGAATCACCAATCCTTTCTAATTCATCATTTAAGGAAAATAGGTAACAGTCTGGTATATTATCAAATAATTTAACTTCTAAATTATTACCGATACAGATAAAAATAATCGGTGAATTTGATAATTCTCTTAATGCAAGCGCTCGTTCATTAACAAAACTGGATATATCTTCAAGCTTGTAACGAGTTACATCTAACCAAATTAAGTTCAAATCTGCATCTATATTTTGGAAATTTAAACTATCATCATAGCTACTATATATAAAATCTGCAGATAATTCAGAAAAAGTTAAAAATGAATTCAAAACACTAGCGATCATTTCAAAAGAATGATTTCGATAAACAGCAATTTTTAAATTGCAGCATTTTAAGTTAGGTTTTATTGATAATAAATCTAACCTTTTCAATTCATTATCAAAAAGCGCATTAAAGCAGATATCTATATTCAATTAATTAACCTTTAATTTTTTTAATTTCATCAATAATTTTAGACATTGAAGTTAAAGCTGGAATTGATTCTGGCCTAAAAGAGATACCTAATTCCTCTTCTAAAACCATGATTATTTCAATATGTTTCATAGAATCCCATTTAGGTTCAGATTCCATAGATATATCATCATTACTATTAATTTCTTTTTTAAATAATGTTGAAAAAATTTTAGCAACCATATCTTCGTATAAGTTAGGCATTTTTATATCCTTTTTGTGTTTCACATAAAAAATGGTCATATTCTCTTATATAATCATTTTCGTCATAAAAACCATCGGCTAAAACAATAAGAACAGAATCCTCTGAAAAATTTTGCATAATACGCCAAACCGGTCCTTCAATGATTAAACCAATACTTGGAGAATTTAATGAGAATGTCTGTTTTACATTTTGATACTCACAATAAATATCAACTGTTCCTGATACAGCTATCAACAATTGCTTTAATTTTTTGTGCGCATGAAAACCTCGAGAAATATTTTTTTGAGTACCATAAATATAATACATACGCTTAATATCAAAACCGATATTGTGGCTATTTTCAAGTGAAATCAAAGAGCCTCTCTCATCGCCAATAATATTAAAATTTACAAACTCAACTCTAGGTTCAATCATTTAAAAATCCTGATAAAAAAGAATATAACTAATATATTAGTTGATAAATAATGTGATAAATTAAATAAAAATGTCATGCTATAAGTATTTACGAATCATTTTAACAAATTTTTCAATTTATCAGCAATGCTAAGATTTTTGAATATAAAAAGAAAATAATCCGTAATTGTAATAAAAAATCAATTTTTCTTCAATAAATATTAACATCCAATAAAATAACGCGATTTATTTTTTGTCATTTTTTTCACTACTTCAATTACTATTATTGATAAGAATAACGTTATTAAAGCCATAGTTATGCCAATTATTAATTCTAAAAAACCAGAACAATTTTGGGTTACTTGCTGAAAATAATTATTATTTTTTAAAAATAAATAGAATATACTCTCTAATATAGCATAGTGAATAAAGAAAATAGGGAAACTTATATTAGCTATATATGATAATATAGAGTTGAATTTATTTTTAGTAAAATTCGAGTTGGTATAATCCCAAAAATATAATAACAACATAAATATCATTATTTTAAATGGCGTGTACATCACACCTCTTAAACTAAAATTAGGAATAGTTTCATACATTGTCGCAATCAGTAATAAAACTACACTAAAGAACA
This window contains:
- a CDS encoding 3-oxoacyl-[acyl-carrier-protein] synthase III C-terminal domain-containing protein translates to MSNVCLKHSCIKGITTVVPENIINIEDEINYFDNNPKKLQRAKKMIGFGTRHVVRDGTTVIDLCEVAANNLIRDMNIARDDIDALILVCQSPDYLLPASSCILHGRLGLNSNCATFDVGLGCSGYVYGLWMAHSLIASGSAEKVLLLAGDAPSVHSNIANRKCNPLFGDAASATYITYTPEDNPAYFSIGTDGKGWDRIIVPAGGRKLPIKEDIVNITAKDSAGNIWFVGDEILHGMDVFNFTMDVAPKNINQVLEFSDTNSSEIDYFVIHQANKQIVENVARIAKIPLDKTSSETFSKYGNNSTNSVATVICDQLYNKNVDKILISAFGVGLSWGASIVNIKNIHNGGISLMKNPTESHTRVEQILYWAKQFQEG
- a CDS encoding 3-oxoacyl-[acyl-carrier-protein] synthase III C-terminal domain-containing protein, coding for MAKSSFFNAKIKGMSITLGENKCNIEDEPFYYNNDEAFLGRLKKTVGFGTRYVASKGTTTCDLCLDAAKRLLNETNTSVNDIDAIIFITQTPDYYMPGNAHIIHEKLNFPKETSALDVELGCSGFVYGLWLSYMMVSAGLNKVLLLTGDTLSKSANPKDRTEYPLFCDAGAATIIEKSKNSSPSYFILKSDGSGVNHMLQPAGAYRQPSSEETRKEVADKDGNIRSQENIYMNGFEIFNFTLTEQPPLLQDILKLSNKNKDEIDYFLFHQGNKYIVDTISKSALLPKEKVPVIFPDFGNQNSAAIPGTICATLSDKIRSPINVVIQGFGIGLSWGACQLILDDITILPPQVYCGDNDE
- a CDS encoding VOC family protein, with protein sequence MVDLAELNLKFHHIGVATRNIEKEMSYYKMLGYKESSDYFSDPIQGIKGIFIEAEGQPPLELLENLTDKGPLTSCLEKGIKFYHFAYETNNIEEAVNSLLTTNKAMVVVPITNATYFDKICFLMLKNMMMVELVQVNKER
- a CDS encoding HAD-IIIC family phosphatase; amino-acid sequence: MNIDICFNALFDNELKRLDLLSIKPNLKCCNLKIAVYRNHSFEMIASVLNSFLTFSELSADFIYSSYDDSLNFQNIDADLNLIWLDVTRYKLEDISSFVNERALALRELSNSPIIFICIGNNLEVKLFDNIPDCYLFSLNDELERIGDSAYDLAKEPYSGTRLSNKASLRCARVIGLQYIPAIFKPNIKAVVLDLDNTLYRGILGEDGISALEPNIELQKAVKQLHQNGIFLCIASKNEEADVVELFKQRTDFALRIDDFTAIRVNWNSKYDNIKSLADELNIGCDAMLFIDDNPAEIENTRGLGLKTILANDPNRTVQTLKYFPGLLKLKKSKEDNIRDKDIRANKERSIMANTLSPKEYFKKLGIKLHFSINDLNQIVRCSELLGKTNQFILNYKRYSELDLINIIKNKGCLITAAMSDNLSDSGIIAVLVLSKDSKESVLNLNELTVSCRALGRHLESIMIPFMFKLGMNKLNSIDKIRINYRQGERNIPALNWLKEFSQKETEQYGNIICSIPNEIVTEGISIEVSDNG
- a CDS encoding acyl carrier protein, with amino-acid sequence MPNLYEDMVAKIFSTLFKKEINSNDDISMESEPKWDSMKHIEIIMVLEEELGISFRPESIPALTSMSKIIDEIKKIKG
- a CDS encoding sugar 3,4-ketoisomerase, giving the protein MIEPRVEFVNFNIIGDERGSLISLENSHNIGFDIKRMYYIYGTQKNISRGFHAHKKLKQLLIAVSGTVDIYCEYQNVKQTFSLNSPSIGLIIEGPVWRIMQNFSEDSVLIVLADGFYDENDYIREYDHFLCETQKGYKNA